A single region of the Streptomyces sp. AM 4-1-1 genome encodes:
- a CDS encoding RluA family pseudouridine synthase, with protein sequence MSTNPEVRTLPVPDGLEGERVDAAISRMFGFSRTKAAELAAAGKVQVDGAAVGKSERVSGGAWLEVEMPQAPAPVRVVAEPVEGMEIVHDDDDIVVIVKPVGVAAHPSPGWTGTTVIGGLAAAGYRISTSGAAERQGIVHRLDVGTSGLMVVAKSERAYTLLKAQFRDRVVDKKYHALVQGHPDPMSGTIDAPIGRHPTHDYKWAVTAEGKPSVTHYDLVEAYRAASLLDIKLETGRTHQIRVHMSAHRHPCVGDLTYGADPTMAKRLGLTRQWLHAVRLGFEHPSDGRWVEFSSGYPDDLQQALDRIAAESE encoded by the coding sequence GTGAGTACGAATCCCGAGGTCCGCACCCTGCCCGTTCCCGACGGCCTGGAGGGCGAGCGCGTCGACGCCGCCATCTCCCGGATGTTCGGTTTCTCCCGCACCAAGGCCGCCGAGCTGGCCGCAGCCGGGAAGGTCCAGGTGGACGGCGCGGCGGTCGGGAAGTCCGAGCGGGTCAGCGGTGGCGCCTGGCTGGAGGTGGAGATGCCGCAGGCACCCGCTCCGGTGCGGGTCGTCGCCGAGCCCGTCGAGGGCATGGAGATCGTCCACGACGACGACGACATCGTCGTGATCGTGAAGCCGGTGGGCGTCGCCGCCCATCCGAGCCCCGGCTGGACCGGCACCACCGTCATCGGCGGTCTCGCCGCCGCCGGCTACCGGATCTCCACGTCGGGCGCCGCCGAGCGCCAGGGCATCGTGCACCGGCTGGACGTCGGGACCTCCGGGCTGATGGTCGTCGCCAAGTCCGAGCGCGCCTACACCCTGCTGAAGGCGCAGTTCCGCGACCGGGTCGTCGACAAGAAGTACCACGCGCTGGTCCAGGGCCACCCCGACCCGATGAGCGGCACCATCGACGCCCCCATCGGCCGCCACCCCACCCACGACTACAAGTGGGCGGTCACCGCCGAGGGCAAGCCGTCGGTCACGCACTACGACCTAGTCGAGGCGTACCGCGCCGCGAGCCTCCTCGACATCAAGCTGGAGACCGGCCGCACCCACCAGATCCGGGTGCACATGTCCGCCCACCGCCACCCCTGCGTCGGCGACCTCACCTACGGCGCCGACCCCACGATGGCCAAGCGGCTGGGGCTGACCCGGCAGTGGCTGCACGCCGTCAGGCTCGGCTTCGAGCACCCGTCGGACGGCCGCTGGGTGGAGTTCTCCAGCGGGTACCCGGACGATCTCCAGCAGGCCCTGGACAGGATCGCGGCGGAGAGCGAATGA
- the ileS gene encoding isoleucine--tRNA ligase — MTSPTSPRYRPVPAQVDLPALEHAVLDFWRESKVFAKSLEQSEGRPEWVFYEGPPTANGMPGAHHIEARVFKDVFPRFRTMQGYHVGRKAGWDCHGLPVELAVEKELGFNGKKDIEAYGIAEFNARCRESVTRHTDAFAELTTRMGYWVDLDDAYRTMDPEYVDSVWWSLKEIFEKDLLVQDHRVAPWCPRCGTGLSDHELAQGYETVVDPSVFVRFPLTGGPLAGEAALLVWTTTPWTLVSNTAVATHPDVTYVVATDGVEKLVVAEPLLEKALGEGWETVGPSFTGREMERWTYERPFALVDFPAPAHYVVNAEYVTTEDGTGLVHQSPAFGADDLTVCRAYGLPVVNPVRPDGTFEEDVPLVGGVFFKKADEALTEDLRARGLLFRHVPYEHSYPHCWRCHTALLYYAQPSWYIRTTAIKDRLLQENENTNWFPDSVKNGRYGDWLNNNIDWALSRNRYWGTPLPIWRCEDDHLTCVGSRAELSELTGTDRSGLDPHRPFIDEITFTCSHENCQLEAYRVPEVIDAWYDSGSMPFAQWGYPYKNKDVFESRYPAQFISEAIDQTRGWFYTLMAVGTLVFDKSSYENVVCLGHILAEDGRKMSKHLGNILQPIPLMDQHGADAVRWFMAAGGSPWAARRVGHGTIQEVVRKTLLTYWNTVAFQALYARTSGWAPSAADPAPADRTVLDRWLLSELNALVDQVTQALEGYDTQRAGKLLSAFVDDLSNWYVRRSRRRFWQGDKAALRTLHDVVETVTRLLAPLTPFITERVWQDLVVPVTPDAPESVHLSSWPKADLSAIDPALSTRMTLVRRLVELGRATRAESGVKTRQPLSRALIGASGFGELSPELHAQITEELNVSSLASLSEVGGSLVDTTAKANFRALGKRFGKGVQAVAKAVAETDAAALSLALREGTATVTVDGETVTLSPDEVIITETPREGWSVASDSGATVALDLEITPELRRAGLARDAIRLIQEARKNSGLDVADRVAVRWTSTSPATAEALAEHATLISDEVLAVDYAQGEADDTYGTPFTDEGLSLVFRLRKSEV, encoded by the coding sequence ATGACATCGCCGACATCGCCCCGGTACCGCCCGGTGCCCGCCCAGGTCGACCTGCCCGCACTGGAGCACGCCGTGCTCGACTTCTGGCGCGAGAGCAAGGTCTTCGCCAAGAGCCTGGAGCAGTCCGAGGGCCGCCCCGAGTGGGTCTTCTACGAGGGCCCGCCCACCGCCAACGGCATGCCCGGTGCCCACCACATCGAGGCCCGCGTCTTCAAGGACGTCTTCCCCCGGTTCCGGACCATGCAGGGCTACCACGTCGGCCGCAAGGCCGGCTGGGACTGCCACGGCCTGCCGGTCGAGCTGGCGGTCGAGAAGGAGCTGGGCTTCAACGGCAAGAAGGACATCGAGGCGTACGGCATCGCCGAGTTCAACGCCAGGTGCCGCGAGTCCGTGACCCGTCACACCGACGCGTTCGCCGAGCTGACGACCCGTATGGGCTACTGGGTCGACCTCGACGACGCCTACCGCACGATGGACCCCGAGTACGTCGACTCGGTGTGGTGGTCGCTGAAGGAGATCTTCGAGAAGGACCTGCTGGTCCAGGACCACCGGGTCGCCCCCTGGTGTCCCCGCTGCGGCACCGGCCTCTCCGACCACGAGCTGGCCCAGGGGTACGAGACGGTCGTCGACCCCTCGGTCTTCGTGCGCTTCCCGCTGACGGGCGGCCCGCTGGCCGGTGAGGCGGCGCTGCTGGTCTGGACGACCACCCCCTGGACCCTGGTCTCCAACACCGCGGTCGCCACCCACCCCGACGTCACCTACGTCGTCGCGACCGACGGCGTCGAGAAGCTGGTCGTCGCCGAACCGCTGCTGGAGAAGGCCCTCGGCGAGGGCTGGGAGACCGTCGGACCGTCCTTCACGGGCCGCGAGATGGAGCGCTGGACCTACGAGCGCCCGTTCGCCCTGGTGGACTTCCCGGCCCCGGCCCACTACGTCGTCAACGCGGAGTACGTGACCACCGAGGACGGTACCGGCCTGGTCCACCAGTCCCCCGCGTTCGGCGCCGACGACCTCACCGTCTGCCGCGCCTACGGCCTGCCGGTCGTGAACCCGGTCCGCCCCGACGGCACCTTCGAGGAGGACGTGCCGCTCGTCGGCGGTGTCTTCTTCAAGAAGGCCGACGAAGCGCTCACCGAGGACCTCAGGGCCCGGGGCCTGCTGTTCCGCCATGTCCCGTACGAGCACAGCTATCCGCACTGCTGGCGCTGCCACACCGCGCTGCTCTACTACGCGCAGCCGTCCTGGTACATCCGTACGACCGCGATCAAGGACCGGCTCCTCCAGGAGAACGAGAACACCAACTGGTTCCCCGACTCGGTCAAGAACGGCCGCTACGGCGACTGGCTCAACAACAACATCGACTGGGCGCTCTCCCGCAACCGCTACTGGGGCACTCCGCTGCCCATCTGGCGCTGCGAGGACGACCACCTCACCTGCGTGGGTTCGCGCGCCGAGCTGTCCGAACTGACCGGCACGGACCGGTCCGGCCTGGACCCGCACCGCCCGTTCATCGACGAGATCACGTTCACCTGCTCGCACGAGAACTGCCAACTGGAGGCGTACCGCGTCCCGGAGGTCATCGACGCCTGGTACGACTCGGGTTCGATGCCGTTCGCGCAGTGGGGCTACCCGTACAAGAACAAGGACGTCTTCGAGAGCCGCTACCCGGCGCAGTTCATCTCCGAGGCCATCGACCAGACGCGCGGCTGGTTCTACACCCTGATGGCCGTCGGCACGCTGGTCTTCGACAAGTCGTCGTACGAGAACGTCGTCTGCCTCGGTCACATCCTCGCCGAGGACGGCCGGAAGATGTCCAAGCACCTGGGCAACATCCTCCAGCCGATCCCGCTGATGGACCAGCACGGCGCCGACGCCGTCCGCTGGTTCATGGCCGCGGGCGGCTCCCCGTGGGCGGCGCGGCGCGTCGGGCACGGCACGATCCAGGAGGTGGTGCGCAAGACGCTCCTCACCTACTGGAACACGGTCGCCTTCCAGGCCCTGTACGCCCGCACGTCCGGCTGGGCCCCGTCGGCGGCCGACCCGGCCCCGGCCGACCGCACGGTGCTGGACCGCTGGCTGCTCAGCGAGCTGAACGCCCTGGTGGACCAGGTCACCCAGGCGCTGGAGGGTTACGACACCCAGCGCGCCGGCAAGCTGCTGTCCGCGTTCGTCGACGACCTCTCCAACTGGTACGTACGCCGCTCGCGCCGCCGCTTCTGGCAGGGCGACAAGGCGGCGCTGCGCACCCTGCACGACGTCGTGGAGACGGTCACCCGGCTGCTGGCCCCGCTGACCCCGTTCATCACCGAACGGGTCTGGCAGGACCTGGTCGTCCCGGTCACCCCGGACGCCCCCGAGTCGGTGCACCTGTCCTCGTGGCCGAAGGCCGACCTGTCGGCGATCGATCCGGCGCTCTCCACCCGGATGACGCTGGTGCGCCGCCTCGTCGAGCTGGGCCGGGCGACCCGCGCCGAGTCCGGCGTCAAGACCCGCCAGCCGCTGTCACGCGCGCTGATCGGCGCGTCCGGATTCGGCGAACTCTCCCCGGAACTGCACGCCCAGATCACGGAGGAGCTGAACGTCTCCTCGCTCGCCTCCCTCTCCGAGGTCGGCGGCTCGCTGGTCGACACCACGGCGAAGGCGAACTTCCGCGCGCTCGGCAAGCGTTTCGGCAAGGGGGTCCAGGCGGTCGCGAAGGCGGTCGCCGAGACCGACGCGGCGGCGCTCTCGCTGGCGCTGCGCGAGGGCACGGCCACCGTGACGGTCGACGGCGAGACGGTCACGCTCTCGCCCGACGAGGTCATCATCACGGAAACCCCGCGCGAGGGCTGGTCGGTGGCGTCCGACTCGGGGGCGACGGTCGCCCTGGATCTGGAGATCACTCCGGAACTGCGCCGCGCCGGACTGGCCCGCGACGCGATCCGGCTGATCCAGGAGGCCCGCAAGAACAGCGGTCTGGACGTCGCCGACCGCGTCGCGGTCCGCTGGACGTCCACCTCCCCCGCCACCGCGGAGGCCCTGGCCGAGCACGCGACACTGATCTCGGACGAGGTCCTGGCGGTCGACTACGCGCAGGGCGAGGCGGACGACACCTACGGGACGCCGTTCACCGACGAGGGCCTGTCCCTGGTGTTCCGTCTGCGCAAGTCGGAGGTCTGA
- a CDS encoding DivIVA domain-containing protein, which produces MPLTPEDVRNKQFTTVRLREGYDEDEVDAFLDEVESELTRLLRENEDLRAKLAAATRAAAQNQQQQQQQGMRKPEPQDRPGAPVPAAISGPPVQQQQPPQMGPPQLPGGAPQLPAGPSGHGPQGPHGPGPQGPHGPGPMQGGPMGGPMGGPMGGHAPQQQMQQMQQPGQTPGGDSAARVLSLAQQTADQAIAEARSEANKIVGEARSRAEGLERDARAKADALERDAQEKHRVAMGSLESARATLERKVEDLRGFEREYRTRLKSYLESQLRQLETQADDSLAPPRTPAAASLPPSPSMAPAGASAMGHSMGGGSHGNHGGQPMGGNSSMGGGPSYGGQQQMSPAMTQPMAPVRPQAPQPMQQAPSPMRGFLIDEDDN; this is translated from the coding sequence ATGCCGCTGACCCCCGAGGACGTGCGGAACAAGCAGTTCACGACCGTCCGCCTCCGAGAAGGCTATGACGAGGACGAGGTCGATGCCTTCCTCGACGAGGTCGAGTCCGAACTGACGCGCTTGCTCCGTGAGAACGAGGATCTGCGCGCCAAGCTGGCCGCCGCGACGCGTGCCGCCGCGCAGAACCAGCAGCAGCAACAGCAGCAGGGTATGCGGAAGCCGGAGCCGCAGGACAGGCCGGGCGCCCCCGTGCCCGCCGCCATATCGGGACCACCGGTCCAGCAGCAGCAGCCCCCGCAGATGGGCCCGCCCCAACTGCCGGGCGGGGCGCCGCAGCTGCCCGCCGGTCCCAGTGGTCACGGTCCGCAGGGCCCGCACGGCCCCGGGCCCCAGGGTCCGCACGGTCCCGGTCCGATGCAGGGCGGTCCGATGGGTGGCCCGATGGGCGGACCCATGGGCGGTCACGCGCCGCAGCAGCAGATGCAGCAGATGCAGCAGCCGGGGCAGACACCCGGTGGCGACAGCGCCGCCCGTGTCCTCTCGCTCGCGCAGCAGACCGCGGACCAGGCGATCGCGGAGGCCCGTTCCGAGGCCAACAAGATCGTCGGCGAGGCCCGTAGCCGCGCCGAGGGCCTGGAGCGCGACGCCCGCGCCAAGGCGGACGCGCTGGAGCGGGACGCGCAGGAGAAGCACCGTGTGGCGATGGGCTCGCTGGAGTCGGCCCGCGCGACGCTGGAGCGCAAGGTCGAGGACCTGCGTGGCTTCGAGCGCGAGTACCGCACCCGGCTGAAGTCCTACCTGGAGAGCCAGCTGCGTCAGCTGGAGACCCAGGCGGACGACTCCCTGGCCCCGCCGCGCACTCCGGCCGCCGCTTCGCTGCCGCCGTCGCCCTCGATGGCTCCGGCCGGTGCGAGCGCCATGGGCCACAGCATGGGTGGTGGCAGTCACGGGAACCACGGCGGCCAGCCGATGGGCGGCAACTCGTCCATGGGCGGCGGGCCTTCGTACGGCGGCCAGCAGCAGATGTCGCCCGCGATGACCCAGCCGATGGCGCCGGTGCGGCCGCAGGCTCCGCAGCCGATGCAGCAGGCTCCGTCGCCGATGCGCGGGTTCCTGATCGACGAGGACGACAACTGA
- the sepF gene encoding cell division protein SepF, producing the protein MAGAMRKMAVYLGLVEDDGYDGPGFDPDDEFEPEPEPERDRRRHQPAHQAERERDRERDEPARVVQPPAQREPVQLPVESGRPARIAPVASITPERPNMEKNAPVIMPKVVSEREPYRITTLHPRTYNEARTIGEHFREGTPVIMNLTEMDDTDAKRLVDFAAGLVFGLHGSIERVTQKVFLLSPANVDVTAEDKARIAEGGFFNQS; encoded by the coding sequence ATGGCCGGCGCGATGCGCAAGATGGCGGTCTACCTCGGCCTCGTGGAGGACGATGGGTACGACGGTCCGGGGTTCGACCCCGACGACGAATTCGAACCCGAGCCGGAGCCCGAGAGGGACCGTCGACGGCATCAGCCCGCGCATCAGGCGGAGCGTGAGCGGGACCGCGAGAGGGACGAACCGGCACGAGTGGTACAGCCACCCGCCCAGCGCGAGCCGGTTCAGCTCCCGGTGGAAAGCGGACGACCCGCCCGAATCGCCCCCGTGGCATCCATCACACCTGAACGTCCGAACATGGAGAAGAACGCGCCGGTGATCATGCCCAAGGTCGTGTCCGAGCGGGAGCCTTACCGCATCACCACGCTGCACCCCAGGACCTACAACGAGGCCCGTACCATCGGGGAACACTTCCGTGAGGGCACTCCGGTGATCATGAATCTCACGGAGATGGACGACACGGATGCGAAGCGACTTGTCGACTTCGCGGCGGGACTCGTCTTCGGTCTCCATGGCAGCATTGAGCGCGTGACACAGAAGGTGTTCCTGTTGTCGCCTGCTAACGTCGATGTCACGGCGGAGGACAAGGCCCGCATCGCTGAGGGCGGATTCTTCAACCAGAGCTGA
- the lspA gene encoding signal peptidase II: MAEAERIIGTPDIPDAEGAGPERPGEGVGPDEGDSTAARRADGRRKILVLFAVAVFAYLLDLISKTIVVAKLEHQRPVEILGDWLKLDALRNSGAAFGFGEAFTVIFTCIAAIVIVVIARLARKLYSLPWAIALGLLLGGALGNLTDRIFRAPGVFKGAVVDFIAPAHFAVFNLADSAIVCGGILIVILSFKGLDPDGTVHKD; encoded by the coding sequence GTGGCAGAGGCGGAGCGCATCATCGGTACGCCGGACATCCCTGACGCCGAGGGGGCCGGGCCGGAGCGGCCCGGCGAGGGCGTCGGTCCGGACGAGGGCGACAGCACCGCCGCGCGCCGTGCCGACGGCAGGCGGAAGATTCTGGTGCTCTTCGCCGTGGCGGTCTTCGCCTACCTCCTCGACCTGATCAGCAAGACGATCGTGGTCGCGAAACTGGAGCACCAGCGGCCCGTCGAGATCCTCGGTGACTGGCTGAAGCTCGACGCGCTCCGCAACTCGGGTGCCGCGTTCGGCTTCGGCGAGGCGTTCACGGTCATCTTCACGTGCATCGCGGCGATCGTGATCGTGGTGATCGCCCGGCTCGCCCGCAAGCTCTACAGCCTGCCCTGGGCCATCGCGCTGGGACTGCTGCTCGGTGGAGCGCTCGGCAACCTCACCGACCGGATCTTCCGCGCGCCGGGCGTGTTCAAGGGCGCGGTGGTGGACTTCATCGCGCCCGCGCACTTCGCGGTCTTCAACCTCGCCGACTCCGCGATCGTCTGCGGCGGCATCCTGATCGTGATCCTCTCCTTCAAGGGGCTGGACCCCGACGGGACCGTGCACAAGGACTGA
- a CDS encoding GNAT family N-acetyltransferase, with translation MTSAAVPYTTRTAVDEHDRAACFQVRKEVFVGEQRVPEEIEYDEHDADAVHVIARAPDGTPLGTGRLLHGAGAAGRTGGDPAVGSLGRLAVVRSARGLGVGAALVRAVEDAARGLGLAAVDLHAQTHALGFYERLGYEAYGPEFPDAGIAHRAMRRVL, from the coding sequence ATGACCTCCGCGGCAGTCCCCTACACCACACGGACCGCCGTCGACGAGCACGACCGTGCGGCCTGCTTCCAGGTCCGCAAGGAGGTCTTCGTCGGCGAGCAGCGGGTGCCGGAGGAGATCGAGTACGACGAGCACGACGCGGACGCGGTGCATGTGATCGCCCGCGCCCCGGACGGTACGCCGCTCGGCACCGGGCGGCTGCTGCACGGTGCCGGGGCGGCCGGCCGGACCGGTGGCGACCCCGCGGTCGGCTCGCTCGGCCGGCTGGCGGTCGTCCGGTCCGCGCGCGGGCTCGGGGTCGGCGCGGCCCTGGTGCGTGCCGTCGAGGACGCGGCCCGCGGGCTCGGTCTGGCCGCTGTGGACCTGCACGCGCAGACCCACGCGCTCGGTTTCTACGAGCGGCTCGGATACGAGGCGTACGGCCCCGAGTTCCCCGACGCGGGCATCGCCCACCGGGCGATGCGCCGGGTCCTGTAG
- a CDS encoding TraR/DksA C4-type zinc finger protein: MVAKKTAGQRTASGSSTDAVAGETADKADGRAGPGVPEEKEPKGAAARRDGKDRKERKPAAGKKAAAAEGTAAPARKRAAAKKSVAGQTSKKTAAAATGAAEAADETGAQTVVAKKSAGRASGSGEGTAVPSARTAEAAEPGELAVRPGEDPWTPDEVAEARAELTSEIMRLRSELEASGEALAGLMRDSGGGAGDDEADTGTKNITREHEMSLAAHAEEMVEQSERALARLDAGTYGLCEVCGQPIGKARMQAFPRATLCVEDKQKQERRG, encoded by the coding sequence ATGGTGGCGAAGAAGACCGCCGGACAACGGACGGCGTCCGGGAGTTCCACGGATGCGGTGGCCGGGGAAACGGCCGACAAGGCGGACGGGCGGGCCGGTCCTGGGGTGCCTGAGGAGAAGGAGCCGAAGGGCGCCGCCGCCCGGAGGGACGGGAAGGACCGGAAGGAACGGAAGCCCGCCGCTGGGAAGAAGGCCGCGGCGGCGGAGGGGACGGCGGCGCCCGCGAGGAAGCGGGCGGCGGCGAAGAAGAGCGTGGCCGGACAGACATCGAAGAAGACCGCTGCGGCGGCGACGGGGGCGGCCGAGGCCGCCGATGAGACGGGAGCCCAGACGGTGGTAGCCAAGAAGAGCGCGGGCCGGGCATCGGGTTCCGGGGAGGGCACGGCGGTCCCGTCGGCCCGTACCGCGGAGGCGGCGGAACCGGGCGAGCTGGCCGTACGCCCCGGTGAGGACCCCTGGACGCCCGACGAGGTGGCCGAGGCGCGGGCCGAGCTGACCAGCGAGATCATGCGGCTCAGGAGCGAGCTGGAGGCGTCGGGGGAGGCGCTCGCCGGACTGATGCGGGACTCCGGCGGTGGCGCGGGTGACGACGAGGCGGACACCGGTACGAAGAACATCACCCGGGAGCACGAGATGTCGCTCGCCGCCCACGCGGAGGAGATGGTCGAGCAGTCCGAACGCGCGCTGGCCCGGCTGGACGCCGGGACGTACGGACTGTGCGAGGTGTGCGGCCAGCCCATCGGCAAGGCACGGATGCAGGCCTTCCCCCGGGCGACGCTCTGTGTGGAGGACAAACAGAAGCAGGAGCGGCGCGGTTGA
- a CDS encoding Na+/H+ antiporter has protein sequence MDQLALLLLLLLGAVVTVPLGERLGLPAPVLMTLAGIGMAFLSFVPNVDIPPAIILPALLPPLLYASVQRTSWRQFTANRRPIFLLAVALVFVTTAAVAAVANSIIPGLPIAAAVALGALVAPPDPVAATAVAGSVGLPRRLVSILEGEGLFNDVTAIVLYHVAIAAAVSGTFSLPEAFGLLILSAVVAVVVGLALGWLTIKLMGLLGDATLQVGLTLLVPFVAYVLAEELMGSGVLAVLTIALFLAEHTADADDVLGRLTGRTFWEIVDTLVTGVAFGLIGLELHNVFGTADGREWQMVGWGLAVVAVVVGVRLLWLLPATWLAKRLHTRRDYSEEIPTSWRETVVMWWAGMRGVASVALALAIPLTTDDGKPFPGREEIIFVAFAVIMATLVFQGLTLPWLVRKLGVRADTAAERVLERDLAVRAAKAARDRLREIEEAEEFPEDVMDRLQRAAYDIGARISPDMVDEERREAYAQRAERFKAVSRVQREMMSAARHAVLSARSEAGADPEVVDRVLRQLDVRSLR, from the coding sequence GTGGATCAATTGGCACTGCTGCTCCTGTTGTTGCTCGGAGCCGTGGTCACGGTGCCGCTCGGGGAGCGTCTCGGACTGCCCGCCCCGGTCCTGATGACGCTCGCCGGAATCGGCATGGCCTTTCTCAGCTTCGTCCCGAACGTCGACATCCCTCCGGCGATCATCCTTCCCGCCCTGCTCCCCCCACTGCTCTACGCCTCCGTGCAGCGCACCTCCTGGCGGCAGTTCACGGCCAACAGGCGGCCGATCTTCCTGCTCGCCGTGGCTCTGGTCTTCGTGACGACGGCGGCCGTCGCCGCGGTCGCCAACTCGATAATCCCGGGACTGCCGATCGCCGCCGCCGTGGCGCTGGGCGCGCTGGTCGCCCCGCCGGACCCGGTCGCGGCGACGGCCGTCGCCGGATCGGTCGGGCTGCCCCGCAGGCTCGTCTCCATCCTGGAGGGCGAGGGGCTGTTCAACGACGTCACCGCGATCGTCCTCTACCACGTGGCGATCGCCGCCGCCGTGAGCGGCACCTTCTCCCTGCCGGAGGCGTTCGGGCTGCTGATCCTCTCCGCGGTCGTCGCCGTGGTGGTCGGCTTGGCACTGGGCTGGCTCACCATCAAACTGATGGGTCTGCTCGGGGACGCCACCCTCCAGGTCGGTCTGACCCTGCTGGTGCCGTTCGTGGCGTACGTACTCGCGGAGGAGCTGATGGGGTCCGGCGTCCTCGCCGTGCTCACCATCGCGCTCTTCCTCGCCGAGCACACCGCCGACGCGGACGACGTGCTCGGCCGGCTCACCGGCCGTACCTTCTGGGAGATCGTCGACACCCTCGTCACCGGGGTCGCCTTCGGGCTGATCGGTCTCGAACTGCACAACGTCTTCGGTACCGCGGACGGCCGCGAATGGCAGATGGTCGGCTGGGGGCTGGCGGTCGTCGCGGTCGTCGTCGGCGTACGGCTGCTGTGGCTGCTGCCCGCGACCTGGCTGGCCAAGCGGCTGCACACCCGCCGCGACTACAGCGAGGAGATCCCCACCAGCTGGCGGGAGACGGTCGTCATGTGGTGGGCGGGGATGCGGGGGGTGGCCTCGGTCGCGCTGGCCCTGGCCATTCCGCTGACGACGGACGACGGGAAGCCGTTCCCCGGTCGCGAGGAGATCATCTTCGTCGCGTTCGCGGTGATCATGGCCACCCTGGTCTTCCAAGGTCTCACCCTGCCGTGGCTGGTGCGCAAGCTGGGGGTACGCGCGGACACCGCCGCCGAGCGGGTGCTCGAACGGGACCTCGCCGTCCGCGCCGCGAAGGCGGCGCGGGACCGCCTCCGGGAGATCGAGGAGGCCGAGGAGTTCCCCGAGGATGTCATGGACCGGCTCCAGCGCGCGGCGTACGACATCGGGGCGCGGATCAGCCCGGACATGGTCGACGAGGAACGGCGCGAGGCGTACGCGCAGCGCGCCGAGCGGTTCAAGGCGGTCAGCCGGGTCCAGCGGGAGATGATGTCGGCCGCCCGCCACGCGGTGCTCTCGGCGCGCAGCGAGGCCGGGGCGGACCCCGAGGTCGTGGACCGGGTGCTGCGGCAACTGGACGTGCGCAGCCTGCGCTGA
- a CDS encoding YggT family protein, which translates to MGVALDVVYIALMCFLIVLIFRLVMDYVFQFARSWQPGKPMVVVLEATYTVTDPPLRLLRRFIPPLRLGGVALDLSFFVLMIIVYILITIVTRL; encoded by the coding sequence ATGGGCGTCGCACTCGATGTGGTCTATATCGCGCTGATGTGTTTCCTCATCGTGCTGATCTTCCGGCTGGTCATGGACTACGTCTTCCAGTTCGCGCGTTCATGGCAACCCGGCAAGCCGATGGTGGTCGTTCTTGAGGCCACCTACACTGTCACCGATCCACCGCTCAGGCTTCTGCGGCGGTTCATCCCGCCGTTGCGTCTCGGGGGCGTGGCACTCGACCTGTCCTTCTTCGTTCTGATGATCATCGTTTACATCTTGATCACCATCGTGACCAGGTTGTGA
- a CDS encoding YggS family pyridoxal phosphate-dependent enzyme yields the protein MTERRKQLAENLAEVEERIVSACAAAGRAREEVTLVVVTKTYPASDVRILHELGVRHVAENRDQDAAPKAAECADLSLSWHFVGQLQTNKVRSVTGYSDVVQSVDRIKLVAALSAAAVRSGRELGCLLQVALDAESGERGERGGVAPDGIEELAAAVEAAPGLRLDGLMTVAPLSGPYAGRRRAAFDRLMEFSSHLRRNHPAANMVSAGMSADLEEAVAAGATHVRIGTAVLGERPGLG from the coding sequence ATGACGGAACGCAGGAAGCAACTCGCCGAAAACCTCGCAGAGGTGGAGGAACGTATCGTCTCCGCATGCGCGGCTGCCGGCCGGGCACGGGAGGAGGTGACCCTCGTCGTGGTCACCAAGACCTACCCCGCGAGCGATGTGCGGATTCTGCACGAACTGGGTGTGCGTCACGTCGCGGAGAACCGTGACCAGGACGCGGCGCCCAAGGCCGCTGAGTGTGCGGATCTGTCGCTCAGTTGGCACTTTGTCGGACAGCTTCAGACCAATAAGGTCCGTTCTGTTACGGGTTATTCCGATGTCGTACAGTCGGTTGATCGGATCAAACTCGTCGCAGCGCTCTCGGCGGCGGCGGTGCGGTCCGGCCGTGAACTCGGCTGCCTCCTCCAGGTCGCGCTCGACGCCGAGAGCGGCGAGCGGGGCGAGCGGGGTGGTGTCGCGCCCGACGGGATCGAGGAGTTGGCCGCCGCGGTCGAGGCCGCGCCCGGTCTCCGGCTCGATGGTCTGATGACCGTCGCGCCGCTCTCCGGGCCGTACGCGGGGCGCCGACGGGCCGCGTTCGACCGGCTGATGGAATTTTCCTCACACCTGCGCCGGAACCATCCGGCTGCGAACATGGTCTCCGCGGGAATGAGTGCGGACCTTGAGGAGGCCGTGGCGGCCGGAGCGACACATGTGCGCATCGGTACTGCGGTACTCGGCGAGCGACCCGGGCTCGGGTAA